A region from the Brassica napus cultivar Da-Ae chromosome C8, Da-Ae, whole genome shotgun sequence genome encodes:
- the LOC111206218 gene encoding UPF0725 protein EMB2204-like has translation MSQSGLRTEDLERFNFPEGFPPRRGGYALAHFECEGKLGKMYGGYPNCALVKLYAKLGLHRYNWLEGTNFQLDRLKRFNISAATAYYITLVARLPTSDLQQIFQLNESELRCSDWISLYVELAICTSHRRIRARDLSKFEIEIVQVAKKSLDDKEPPSLKSKAVVIYITYKDLVKSLRIGEPCLCKAIVRRVVNETKGILSIQGDCWNDLLRSILRRDLESLGVA, from the exons CGTTTCAACTTCCCCGAGGGGTTTCCACCAAGACGTGGTGGCTATGCCCTAGCACACTTCGAGTGTGAAGGCAAGTTGGGGAAGATGTATGGTGGATATCCTAACTGTGCTTTGGTGAAGCTTTATGCCAAGCTCGGCCTTCATCGTTACAATTGGTTAGAG GGGACAAACTTCCAGTTAGATAGATTAAAGAGATTCAACATTAGCGCTGCAACTGCTTACTACATAACTTTGGTTGCACGCCTTCCAACCAGCGACTTGCAGCAAATCTTTCAG TTGAATGAATCTGAGTTGCGATGCAGTGATTGGATTTCTTTGTATGTGGAACTTGCAATTTGTACTTCCCATAGACGTATTAGAGCT AGGGATCTCTCTAAGTTTGAGATAGAGATTGTTCAAGTAGCCAAAAAATCTCTCGATGATAAGGAGCCCCCAAGTCTCAAGTCTAAAGCTGTTGTCATTTACATAACTTATAAAGACTTGGTCAAGTCTCTTCGGATTGGTGAGCCTTGTCTTTGCAAAGCTATTGTTAGGCGAGTCGTCAATGAGACTAAGGGAATATTGAGTATCCAAGGTGATTGCTGGAATGATCTTCTAAGAAGTATTCTAAGAAGGGATCTCGAATCTTTAGGCGTCGCTTAG
- the LOC106454391 gene encoding UPF0725 protein EMB2204-like, which translates to MHFDCEGKNPRYAYPQLVKLYAKLGVHRYNLLEVKVLVNERMIGCLDLAVSIARPRTHVSPKPYLRRHCEPARLDTEFNPLPDWPPEIAFSDAKRFYMVNKSELQNNGWISLYLELALVSHVRDLTADHYLAQLEIVQVAVETVDDVKPPTLDSKNVVIYIVYRDFATGEPCDSKAIVRRSFNEATGGLKFVGDYWSEEKKALSTERASVVEVTEKRSMHLSGGEKTEKRCKKKKRLGVHRLWRLSDPRCHQAYKRRASARHPQ; encoded by the exons ATGCACTTTGACTGTGAAGGAAAAAATCCTCGTTATGCTTATCCTCAGTTGGTCAAGCTTTATGCTAAATTAGGAGTTCACAGATACAATCTCTTGGAGGTAAAA GTTCTCGTTAATGAAAGGATGATTGGCTGTTTAGATTTGGCTGTGTCTATCGCTAGACCTCGAACTCACG TGAGTCCAAAGCCGTACCTGCGTAGACATTGTGAACCAGCGCGTCTTGATACAGAATTCAACCCATTACCTGATTGGCCTCCAGAGATTGCTTTTAGTGATGCTAAACGGTTTTACATg GTGAATAAATCTGAGTTGCAAAACAATGGTTGGATTTCACTTTATTTGGAACTTGCACTCGTTAGTCACGTAAGGGATCTTACTGCTGAT CATTATCTGGCCCAGTTGGAAATTGTGCAGGTAGCCGTAGAGACTGTTGATGATGTGAAGCCCCCGACACTTGACTCCAAAAACGTGGTTATTTACATAGTGTATAGAGACTTTGCCACTGGCGAGCCATGTGATAGCAAAGCTATCGTCAGACGCAGTTTCAATGAAGCTACTGGAGGTTTGAAATTTGTGGGTGACTATTGGAGTGAAGAGAAAAAAGCTTTGAGTACTGAGAGGGCTTCTGTTGTTGAAGTAACTGAAAAACGTTCTATGCATCTCTCGGGTGGTGAGAAAACTGAGAAACGttgtaagaagaagaaacgtttAGGTGTCCACAGGCTATGGCGTTTATCTGATCCCAGGTGTCATCAGGCATACAAACGCCGTGCTTCCGCTCGTCATCCTCAGTGA